The proteins below come from a single Pseudomonas chlororaphis genomic window:
- a CDS encoding serine kinase — protein MSVFTPLARPELETFLAPYGLGRLLDFQGIAAGSENTNFFISLERGEFVLTLVERGPVQEMPFFIELLDVLHDADLPVPYALRTTDGVALRELAGKPALLQPRLAGKHIKQANAQHCAQVGELLAHLHLATRDNMIKRKTDRGLDWMQEEGAKLLSHLDAEARRLLEAALEEIAQQKVGILALPRANIHADLFRDNAMFEGTHLTGLIDFYNACSGPMLYDVAIALNDWCSDDDGVLDGPRARALLGAYAALRPFTAAEADLWPTLLRVACVRFWLSRLIAAESFAGQDVLIHDPMEFQQRLAQRQAVRVMLPFAL, from the coding sequence ATGTCTGTGTTTACCCCCTTGGCCCGGCCCGAGCTGGAAACCTTTCTCGCCCCTTATGGGCTCGGCCGCCTGCTTGATTTCCAGGGGATTGCCGCCGGTAGCGAAAACACCAATTTCTTTATCAGCCTGGAGCGGGGCGAGTTCGTCCTGACCCTGGTTGAACGCGGCCCGGTGCAGGAAATGCCGTTCTTCATCGAACTGCTCGACGTGCTGCACGACGCCGACCTGCCGGTGCCGTACGCCTTGCGCACCACCGACGGCGTCGCGCTGCGGGAACTGGCAGGCAAACCGGCGCTGCTGCAACCGCGCCTGGCGGGTAAGCACATCAAACAGGCCAATGCCCAGCATTGCGCCCAGGTCGGCGAATTGCTGGCGCACCTGCACCTGGCCACCCGTGACAACATGATCAAGCGCAAGACCGACCGCGGCCTGGACTGGATGCAGGAAGAGGGCGCCAAACTGCTGTCGCACCTCGACGCCGAGGCCCGCCGGTTGCTGGAAGCCGCGCTGGAAGAAATCGCTCAGCAAAAGGTCGGCATCCTGGCGCTGCCTCGCGCCAACATCCACGCTGACCTGTTCCGCGATAATGCGATGTTCGAAGGCACCCACCTGACCGGCTTGATCGACTTCTACAACGCCTGTTCCGGGCCGATGTTGTATGACGTGGCCATTGCCCTGAACGACTGGTGTTCGGACGACGACGGCGTGCTCGACGGCCCACGGGCGCGAGCCTTGCTGGGCGCCTACGCGGCACTGCGACCGTTCACCGCCGCCGAGGCCGACCTCTGGCCGACCCTGCTGCGCGTGGCGTGCGTGCGCTTCTGGCTGTCGCGCTTGATCGCCGCCGAATCCTTCGCCGGGCAGGATGTGCTGATCCACGACCCGATGGAGTTTCAGCAGCGGTTGGCGCAGCGGCAGGCGGTTCGTGTGATGCTGCCGTTTGCGCTGTAG
- a CDS encoding GTP-binding protein produces the protein MQLKNPILGLCQQSTFMLSAAKVDQCPDDEGFEVAFAGRSNAGKSSALNTLTHASLARTSKTPGRTQLLNFFKLDDERRLVDLPGYGYAKVPIPLKQHWQRHLEAYLGSRESLKGLILMMDIRHPMTDFDLLMLDWAVASGMPMHILLTKADKLTYGAAKNTLLKVQSEIRKGWGDAVTIQLFSAPKRMGLEEAYTVLADWMELADKGSEAAE, from the coding sequence ATGCAACTGAAGAACCCCATCCTTGGCCTGTGCCAACAGTCCACCTTCATGCTCAGCGCCGCCAAAGTCGACCAGTGCCCTGACGACGAAGGCTTTGAAGTGGCCTTTGCCGGGCGTTCCAACGCCGGCAAGTCCAGCGCGCTGAACACCCTGACCCATGCGAGCCTGGCACGCACCTCGAAAACCCCAGGTCGCACGCAGCTCTTGAACTTCTTCAAGCTAGACGATGAACGCCGTTTGGTCGACCTGCCTGGTTACGGCTACGCCAAGGTGCCGATTCCGCTCAAGCAACACTGGCAGCGCCACCTGGAAGCCTACCTGGGCAGCCGCGAGAGTCTGAAGGGTTTGATTCTGATGATGGACATCCGCCATCCGATGACCGACTTCGACCTGCTAATGCTGGACTGGGCCGTGGCCAGCGGCATGCCGATGCACATCCTGCTGACCAAGGCGGACAAGCTCACCTACGGCGCGGCCAAGAACACCTTGCTCAAGGTGCAGTCGGAAATCCGCAAAGGCTGGGGCGACGCGGTCACCATCCAGCTGTTCTCGGCGCCCAAGCGCATGGGCCTGGAAGAGGCCTATACCGTGCTGGCCGACTGGATGGAACTGGCGGACAAGGGCAGCGAAGCGGCCGAATAA
- a CDS encoding DNA polymerase I (has 3'-5' exonuclease, 5'-3' exonuclease and 5'-3'polymerase activities, primarily functions to fill gaps during DNA replication and repair) yields the protein MSQAPLVLVDGSSYLYRAFHALPPLTTSKGLPTGAVKGVLNMLKSLRKQYPDSPFAVVFDAKGGTFRDALYAEYKANRPSMPDDMRVQIEPLHASVKALGFPLLCVDNVEADDVIGTLARSSAAANRPVVISTGDKDMAQLVDGHITLVNTMTGSALDVAGVKEKFGVAPEQIIDYLALMGDSSDNIPGVPGIGPKTASGLLVGVNGGLTELYAQLDIVATLPIRGAKTLPAKLEEHKEMAFLSYELATIKTDVPLDVGLDDLQMGEPDHEKLAELYTLLEFKSWFEENQRDAKRAGQEIVEVSDEQPGAAEAQYEIILEQAQFEALLDKLNKAPLFAFVTETNGNDAQHSQLVGLSFAVAPFEAAYIPLTHSYMGVPEQLDRDTVLKTLKPLLEDPNKLKIGQHAKFETNILANCAIGGDQNNGIFVQGIAFDTMLESYVLDSTATRHDMDSLALKYLGQSKTDFQDIAGKGVKQLSFDQIALELAGPYAAEGADVTLRLHQALQEKLAATPSLGTVLNDIEMPLMPVLARIERQGALVDANLLGVQSVELGEKLVALEREAFAIAGEEFNLGSPKQLGVILYEKLGLPVLSKTAKGQASTAEAVLAELAEQDYPLPKVLMQYRSLSKLKSTYTDRLPEQINSRTGRVHTNYQQAVAATGRLSSIDPNLQNIPIRTAEGRRIRQAFIAPKGYKLLAADYSQIELRIMAHLAKDEGLLHAFRNNLDVHRATAAEVFGVELEAVSHDQRRSAKAINFGLIYGMSAFGLAKQIGVDRKQSQAYIDRYFARYPGVLQYMERTRAQAAEQGFVETIFGRRLYLPDINAKNPALRKGAERTAINAPMQGTAADIIKKAMVAVDRWLSNSGLDARVILQVHDELVLEVREDLVDQVSTEIRQHMSAAATLDVPLLVEVGVGNNWDEAH from the coding sequence ATGAGCCAAGCCCCCCTCGTCCTGGTGGACGGTTCTTCATATCTGTACCGCGCCTTCCACGCGCTGCCACCGCTGACCACCTCCAAAGGCCTGCCCACCGGTGCGGTCAAGGGCGTGCTGAACATGCTCAAGAGCCTGCGCAAGCAGTATCCGGACAGCCCGTTCGCCGTGGTGTTCGACGCCAAGGGCGGGACGTTTCGCGATGCGCTGTACGCCGAATACAAGGCCAACCGCCCGAGCATGCCCGACGACATGCGCGTGCAAATCGAGCCGCTGCATGCCAGCGTCAAGGCCCTGGGCTTCCCGCTGCTTTGCGTGGACAACGTCGAGGCCGATGACGTGATCGGTACCCTGGCCCGCAGCAGCGCGGCGGCCAATCGCCCGGTGGTGATCTCCACCGGCGACAAAGACATGGCGCAGTTGGTCGATGGGCACATTACCTTGGTCAATACGATGACCGGTAGCGCACTGGACGTGGCTGGCGTTAAGGAGAAATTTGGCGTCGCTCCGGAGCAGATCATCGATTACCTGGCGTTGATGGGCGATTCCTCCGACAACATCCCGGGCGTGCCGGGCATCGGCCCGAAAACCGCGTCCGGCCTGCTGGTGGGCGTCAACGGCGGCCTGACCGAGCTGTACGCACAACTGGACATCGTCGCCACCTTGCCGATCCGCGGCGCCAAGACCCTGCCCGCCAAGCTGGAAGAGCACAAGGAAATGGCGTTCCTGTCCTACGAGCTGGCAACCATCAAGACCGACGTGCCGTTGGACGTTGGCCTGGACGACCTGCAGATGGGCGAACCGGACCACGAGAAACTCGCCGAGCTCTACACCCTGCTGGAGTTCAAGAGCTGGTTCGAGGAAAACCAGCGGGACGCCAAGCGCGCTGGCCAGGAGATCGTCGAAGTCAGCGACGAACAGCCCGGCGCCGCCGAGGCCCAGTACGAGATCATTCTTGAACAGGCGCAGTTCGAGGCGTTGCTCGACAAGCTGAACAAGGCGCCGCTGTTCGCGTTCGTCACCGAAACCAACGGCAACGACGCCCAGCATTCGCAACTGGTCGGTTTGTCGTTCGCGGTGGCGCCGTTTGAAGCGGCCTACATTCCGTTGACCCATTCCTACATGGGCGTGCCCGAGCAGTTGGACCGCGACACCGTACTCAAGACCCTAAAGCCGCTGCTGGAAGACCCCAACAAGCTCAAGATCGGCCAGCACGCCAAGTTCGAAACCAACATCCTGGCGAACTGCGCCATCGGCGGGGACCAGAACAACGGCATCTTCGTCCAGGGTATCGCCTTCGACACCATGCTCGAATCCTACGTGTTGGATTCCACGGCGACTCGCCATGACATGGACAGCCTGGCGCTCAAGTACCTGGGCCAGAGCAAGACCGATTTCCAGGACATCGCGGGCAAGGGGGTCAAGCAACTGAGCTTCGACCAGATCGCCCTGGAACTGGCCGGCCCGTACGCCGCCGAAGGGGCCGACGTGACTTTGCGTCTGCACCAGGCCTTGCAGGAGAAACTCGCCGCCACGCCGAGCCTGGGCACGGTGTTGAATGACATCGAAATGCCGCTGATGCCGGTCCTGGCGCGCATCGAACGCCAGGGCGCGCTGGTGGATGCGAACCTGCTGGGTGTACAGAGCGTTGAGTTGGGCGAGAAGCTGGTGGCACTGGAGCGTGAGGCGTTTGCCATCGCCGGCGAGGAATTCAACCTCGGCTCGCCGAAGCAACTGGGCGTGATCCTGTACGAAAAACTCGGCTTGCCGGTGCTCAGCAAAACCGCCAAGGGCCAGGCGTCCACCGCCGAAGCCGTGCTCGCCGAACTGGCCGAGCAGGATTACCCGCTGCCCAAGGTGCTGATGCAGTACCGTTCGTTGAGCAAGCTCAAGAGCACCTACACCGACCGCCTGCCAGAGCAGATCAACAGCCGCACCGGGCGCGTGCACACCAACTATCAACAAGCCGTCGCGGCGACCGGGCGTTTGTCGTCCATCGACCCGAACCTGCAGAACATTCCGATCCGGACCGCCGAAGGCCGCCGGATTCGCCAGGCGTTCATCGCGCCCAAAGGCTACAAGCTGCTGGCAGCGGACTACTCGCAGATCGAACTGCGGATCATGGCGCACCTGGCCAAGGACGAAGGCCTGCTTCATGCGTTCCGCAACAATCTGGATGTGCACCGGGCCACGGCCGCCGAAGTATTCGGCGTCGAGCTGGAAGCCGTCAGCCATGACCAGCGTCGCAGCGCCAAGGCGATCAACTTCGGCTTGATCTACGGCATGAGCGCATTCGGCCTCGCCAAACAGATCGGCGTGGACCGCAAGCAATCCCAGGCCTACATCGACCGCTATTTCGCCCGCTACCCCGGGGTGTTGCAGTACATGGAGCGCACCCGCGCCCAGGCGGCCGAGCAGGGTTTCGTCGAAACCATTTTCGGCCGCCGGCTGTACCTGCCGGACATCAACGCGAAGAACCCGGCCCTGCGCAAAGGCGCCGAGCGCACGGCGATCAACGCGCCGATGCAAGGCACCGCCGCCGATATCATCAAGAAGGCCATGGTGGCCGTGGACCGCTGGTTGTCGAACTCAGGGCTGGACGCCCGGGTCATCCTGCAGGTGCACGATGAATTGGTGCTGGAAGTGCGCGAAGACCTGGTCGACCAGGTCAGCACTGAAATTCGCCAGCACATGAGCGCCGCCGCCACGCTGGATGTGCCGCTGCTGGTGGAAGTGGGCGTGGGTAATAACTGGGACGAGGCGCACTGA